The following proteins come from a genomic window of Triticum aestivum cultivar Chinese Spring chromosome 6A, IWGSC CS RefSeq v2.1, whole genome shotgun sequence:
- the LOC123132448 gene encoding desmethyl-deoxy-podophyllotoxin synthase (The sequence of the model RefSeq protein was modified relative to this genomic sequence to represent the inferred CDS: added 108 bases not found in genome assembly): protein MEQSAYCICLFFALLLPLLLLKLNSKRGSVRLPPGPWRLPIIGSLHHLAGNPLVHRVMADLARRLDAPLMYLKLGEVPVVVATSPEAAREIMRTHDVVFATRPWSLTVKIMNADGQGLIFARYGALWRQLRKICILELLSTRRVQSFRHIREDEVARLVAAVAAVPPGEPVNVSERIAVLITDSAVRAMIGDRFKRREEFLQTLDEGVKLVSGFNLGDLFPSSRLASFISGTARLAEENHRKCFELMEYAIQQHEQQRAAASGNGDVEEEGGEDLVDTLLRIRKEGGLDVPLTMGMIKAVILDLFGAGSETSATTLQWAMSELMRYPNVMRKAQAEVRNNLQRKHKVTEDDLANLKYLRLVIKETMRLHPAAPLLLPREAMEPCKILGYDIPKGTTVLVNAWAIGRDPKYWEDPEEFKPERFESEMVDFKGTNFEYIPFGAGRRMCPGMTFAQASMEIVLASLLYHFDWELPSRVKPDGLDMTEEMGLTVRRKNDLYLHAVVHMPLI from the exons tggcggctgccgatcATCGGCAGCCTGCACCACCTTGCCGGCAACCCGCTCGTGCACCGTGTCATGGCCGACCTCGCGCGCCGGCTGGACGCGCCGCTCATGTACCTCAAGCTCGGCGAGGTGCCGGTGGTTGTGGCCACGTCCCCGGAGGCCGCCCGCGAGATCATGCGGACGCACGACGTCGTCTTCGCGACGCGGCCGTGGAGCCTCACCGTCAAGATCATGAACGCCGACGGGCAAGGGCTGATATTCGCGCGCTACGGCGCGCTGTGGCGCCAGCTCCGCAAGATCTGCATCCTGGAGCTGCTCAGCACGCGCCGCGTGCAGTCGTTCCGCCACATCcgggaggacgaggtcgcccgcctCGTGGCCGCGGTTGCCGCGGTGCCGCCCGGGGAGCCCGTGAACGTGAGCGAGCGGATCGCCGTGCTCATCACCGACTCGGCGGTGCGCGCCATGATCGGGGACAGGTTTAAGAGACGGGAGGAGTTCTTGCAGACACTCGACGAAGGGGTCAAGCTCGTCTCCGGGTTCAACCTCGGCGACCTGTTCCCGTCATCGCGCCTCGCCAGCTTCATCAGCGGCACGGCGCGGCTGGCCGAGGAGAACCACCGCAAGTGCTTCGAGCTCATGGAGTACGCGATCCAGCAGCACGAGCAGCAGAGGGCCGCCGCCTCAGGGAACGGCGAcgtagaggaggaaggaggagaggaccTAGTGGACACGCTCTTGAGGATACGCAAGGAAGGTGGCCTCGACGTGCCTCTTACCATGGGCATGATCAAAGCAGTTATACTG GATTTATTTGGTGCCGGGAGCGAGACGTCAGCTACCACACTTCAATGGGCCATGTCGGAGCTCATGAGGTACCCAAACGTGATGCGGAAAGCACAAGCTGAAGTACGCAACAATCTCCAAAGAAAACATAAGGTGACTGAGGATGACTTGGCCAATCTCAAGTACCTCAGACTTGTCATCAAGGAAACAATGAGGTTGCATCCAGCCGCGCCATTGCTTCTCCCTAGAGAGGCCATGGAGCCTTGCAAAATTCTCGGGTACGACATACCCAAGGGCACCACGGTATTGGTAAACGCATGGGCGATCGGCCGGGACCCTAAGTATTGGGAAGATCCTGAGGAGTTCAAGCCGGAGAGGTTCGAGTCTGAAATGGTCGACTTTAAAGGCACAAACTTTGAATACATACCGTTCGGAGCAGGCAGGAGAATGTGCCCTGGAATGACATTTGCGCAGGCCAGCATGGAGATTGTGCTCGCCTCACTTCTTTACCACTTTGACTGGGAGCTCCCAAGTAGGGTTAAGCCAGATGGGCTAGACATGACCGAGGAGATGGGTCTCACCGTCCGGCGAAAGAACGACTTGTATCTGCACGCCGTGGTCCATATGCCCTTGATTTGA